A window from Nitrospira sp. encodes these proteins:
- a CDS encoding cytochrome ubiquinol oxidase subunit I, with the protein MGLVTRKKVFSIMALCAMVGLLLFPVVVSLPSLAIGADAPDAAKKEDAKVEKGRDVYYKTEGIVVGAPAPKTVDGPRDYPRYNFESRVLLWFANQQHLYYGSFVLAVPIFCMVVEFMGVVTKDKALAKRYDQLAYDFIKISLTAYSLTAVLGGILIFTFLTLYPAFFGYLSSIFRPVMHIYALMFVAESGTLYIYYYGWDKMKEGFLKWIHLSMSVILNIIGTLLMFLANSWIGFMMSPAGVDEQGRFLGNIWHVLHTALWNPLNLHRILGNMAFGGGVVAAYAAYKFLASKTDEDRAHYDWMGYIAMALGVAFLIPLPFAGYWLMREVYAYRQQMGITLMGGLLAWLFIIQATMIGILFLSTNYYLWQAMGRMRGAEKYQRYIKYLVFILACGYLVFITPHTMVMTPAELKAMGGQQHPVLGNYGVMSAKNGGINVIITTTVLSFVWYMRGNKISTVSWSKFGNIFMGCFFFFAYVNIIGLAIYGYYIPANVRVGLSVPQVATTLSCLFFMFALNSVMMKGAKQMGPIEWGKISARSQYALIMLATAFTWMMGLMGYIRSSVRLFWHVNEIMRDNSPWAYTHTVGFAANMISFNVLFFWISILFVFWLGSLAAKKAPAGEKAGVPGSAPQPAGSH; encoded by the coding sequence ATGGGTCTTGTAACCCGGAAGAAAGTGTTCTCAATCATGGCGCTCTGCGCGATGGTTGGCCTCCTCCTGTTTCCTGTGGTGGTGTCGCTTCCGTCACTGGCAATCGGTGCGGATGCGCCTGACGCGGCAAAGAAGGAGGATGCGAAGGTTGAGAAGGGGCGTGACGTCTATTATAAGACGGAAGGTATCGTGGTTGGCGCGCCTGCCCCGAAGACAGTTGACGGCCCGAGGGATTATCCCCGGTATAACTTCGAGAGTCGCGTGCTCCTCTGGTTCGCGAACCAGCAGCATCTATACTACGGCAGCTTCGTGCTCGCCGTTCCGATTTTCTGCATGGTCGTCGAATTCATGGGTGTGGTGACGAAGGATAAGGCGTTGGCGAAGCGGTATGATCAGCTTGCCTATGACTTTATTAAGATCAGTCTGACGGCGTACTCGTTGACGGCCGTGCTTGGCGGTATTCTGATCTTTACCTTCCTCACTCTCTATCCTGCGTTTTTCGGTTATCTGTCCAGCATTTTCCGTCCGGTCATGCACATCTATGCGTTGATGTTCGTGGCTGAGAGCGGCACCCTCTACATCTACTACTACGGCTGGGACAAGATGAAAGAGGGATTCCTGAAGTGGATCCATCTGAGCATGTCGGTGATTTTGAACATCATCGGGACCTTGCTCATGTTCCTGGCGAACTCGTGGATCGGATTCATGATGTCTCCGGCCGGTGTTGACGAGCAGGGGCGGTTCCTTGGAAATATCTGGCACGTTCTTCATACGGCATTGTGGAACCCGCTCAACCTCCATCGCATCCTTGGCAATATGGCCTTCGGTGGTGGCGTGGTTGCGGCTTACGCGGCGTACAAGTTCTTAGCGTCGAAGACCGATGAGGATCGCGCCCACTATGATTGGATGGGCTACATCGCGATGGCGCTCGGTGTCGCGTTCTTGATCCCGTTGCCGTTTGCCGGTTACTGGCTCATGCGCGAAGTCTATGCGTATCGCCAACAGATGGGCATTACGCTCATGGGTGGATTGTTGGCCTGGCTCTTCATTATTCAGGCCACCATGATCGGTATTTTGTTCCTGAGCACAAACTACTATTTGTGGCAGGCGATGGGACGCATGCGTGGAGCGGAGAAGTATCAACGTTACATCAAGTACCTGGTGTTTATCCTCGCTTGCGGGTATTTGGTCTTTATTACGCCGCACACGATGGTCATGACTCCGGCGGAATTGAAGGCCATGGGCGGACAGCAGCACCCGGTGTTGGGTAACTATGGCGTCATGTCGGCGAAAAACGGCGGCATCAACGTCATCATCACCACCACGGTGTTGAGCTTCGTCTGGTATATGCGCGGCAACAAGATTTCGACTGTCTCTTGGTCGAAATTCGGGAACATCTTTATGGGATGTTTCTTCTTCTTCGCCTACGTCAATATTATTGGGCTGGCGATTTACGGATACTACATCCCGGCTAACGTCCGAGTTGGATTGTCTGTCCCGCAGGTGGCGACAACGCTCTCCTGTCTCTTCTTCATGTTCGCTTTGAACAGCGTCATGATGAAGGGTGCCAAACAAATGGGGCCGATCGAGTGGGGTAAGATCTCTGCCCGCTCGCAGTATGCGCTGATCATGTTGGCGACAGCATTTACCTGGATGATGGGCTTGATGGGATACATTCGCTCATCGGTTCGCCTCTTCTGGCACGTGAATGAAATCATGCGGGACAATTCACCGTGGGCCTATACGCACACGGTTGGATTTGCTGCGAACATGATTTCTTTTAACGTGCTGTTCTTCTGGATCAGTATTCTTTTCGTATTCTGGCTTGGAAGCTTAGCGGCAAAGAAGGCTCCGGCTGGTGAGAAGGCGGGGGTTCCTGGTAGCGCGCCTCAGCCGGCAGGTAGCCACTAA
- a CDS encoding c-type cytochrome has translation MGDLINQALAMGWPALALLAGLLVYFQFSISDPVAKKRATLKTIIGMAATFLLFIAIVNYTGNFYGENRLLPVSLVMITAASFMVAIYFPNFGALLKIGGLMFFVAAFLSGYGNWLPQVEGGFPPKEEKLEYSGMTAQQLADEGEKIIFGGVGKNKEQGAIGKGQCPLCHAFHAGMLGERAPNLSGLPERAGKERLEDPKYSKGNAAKRDYAQKEAFPGSGTAENGQEYIAESHACPNCYVVAGFGVKGTNDKESPMPAIHKPPISLSLDELAAVDTWLYVREGRDAPSFDEIVKSYEKFIPEADRPKKQEEKTGPPSALMADGTEPVDQIFAKAQCVSCHTIPGIPGANGTIGPKLVEGTNAPGRIKDKEYKGTAKSTSDYIMESIVSPSAYVVKPFPDNTMPKVFGQKLSAGALKKIVDYLSQVYEGKEPPKIS, from the coding sequence GTGGGCGATTTGATTAATCAAGCACTAGCGATGGGGTGGCCGGCACTGGCGTTGCTGGCCGGCCTCTTGGTGTATTTCCAATTTTCCATCAGTGATCCCGTTGCAAAGAAGCGGGCCACGCTCAAGACGATCATTGGGATGGCGGCAACGTTTCTTTTGTTTATTGCGATCGTAAATTACACGGGTAATTTTTACGGCGAGAATCGGCTCTTGCCGGTCTCGCTTGTGATGATTACCGCCGCTTCCTTTATGGTAGCGATTTATTTCCCTAATTTTGGGGCATTGCTCAAAATCGGCGGGCTCATGTTTTTTGTGGCCGCGTTTCTTTCCGGTTATGGAAACTGGTTGCCGCAGGTCGAAGGTGGCTTCCCGCCGAAGGAAGAGAAGCTCGAGTATAGCGGTATGACGGCGCAACAGCTGGCCGATGAAGGCGAGAAGATTATTTTCGGTGGCGTTGGGAAAAACAAAGAGCAGGGTGCTATCGGCAAAGGCCAGTGTCCGCTCTGTCACGCATTCCATGCTGGCATGTTGGGTGAACGTGCTCCCAATCTGAGCGGCTTGCCCGAGCGCGCCGGCAAAGAGCGTCTTGAAGATCCGAAATATTCGAAGGGCAATGCCGCCAAGCGTGACTATGCCCAAAAGGAAGCGTTCCCTGGATCAGGCACTGCTGAAAATGGACAGGAGTATATTGCTGAGTCGCACGCCTGCCCGAACTGCTACGTCGTGGCTGGTTTCGGCGTGAAGGGAACCAATGACAAGGAAAGCCCGATGCCGGCGATTCACAAGCCGCCGATATCGCTCAGCCTTGATGAGCTCGCAGCCGTGGATACATGGTTGTATGTCCGCGAAGGCCGTGATGCTCCATCTTTCGACGAGATTGTGAAGTCGTACGAGAAGTTTATTCCTGAAGCGGATCGGCCGAAGAAGCAGGAAGAAAAAACCGGGCCGCCTAGTGCTCTTATGGCTGACGGGACCGAGCCTGTGGACCAGATATTTGCAAAAGCACAGTGCGTATCTTGCCACACGATTCCTGGAATCCCGGGTGCGAATGGGACAATCGGCCCTAAGCTGGTTGAGGGGACGAATGCACCTGGTCGCATTAAGGACAAGGAGTATAAGGGAACGGCCAAGTCGACATCCGACTACATTATGGAGTCGATCGTATCACCCAGTGCCTATGTGGTGAAGCCATTCCCTGATAATACGATGCCCAAGGTGTTTGGTCAGAAACTCAGTGCGGGAGCGCTCAAGAAGATTGTGGATTATCTCTCGCAAGTCTACGAGGGAAAAGAGCCTCCAAAGATTTCGTAA
- a CDS encoding cytochrome c, whose protein sequence is MKALMSVGALVGAIALLLLVGMILDVVPSNTVRLVEGYMPIQMLVEVACFVVGFAGLSYMLSSMGMAVPRFWQGIGFWAFVLLYLKFRVYPPIPFSVRAMYGTVSLVAVFMWVSANEDDWKKFKQPIMNVLDAQSGANKMLRYAYLVLIPVLVGFTSFNAMKPTSEEPVELRTVHPAPPASTKVHGKTYTLQTSQNPYRVNPEGKFDQEYSNKLIVEQGMGRLMAPNANPWDEKNQGYLKYVKEGGEIFFQNCHFCHGDNLNGRGLHAFAFNPIPANFTDPGTIAQLQETFIFWRVAKGGIGLPNEGFPWASVMPPWEQHLTVDEIWKVILFEYWHTGYYPRTWD, encoded by the coding sequence ATGAAAGCATTGATGTCAGTCGGCGCGCTGGTAGGAGCTATTGCGCTCCTCCTGCTAGTCGGGATGATCCTCGACGTCGTCCCGTCGAATACCGTCCGCTTAGTCGAAGGCTACATGCCGATCCAGATGTTGGTTGAGGTAGCCTGCTTCGTTGTCGGCTTTGCCGGGTTGAGCTACATGCTCAGTTCAATGGGTATGGCGGTTCCCCGCTTCTGGCAGGGAATCGGGTTCTGGGCTTTTGTGTTGCTCTATTTGAAATTCCGCGTCTATCCGCCCATCCCGTTCAGCGTTCGAGCCATGTATGGTACGGTGTCGCTCGTCGCGGTCTTTATGTGGGTGTCCGCGAACGAGGACGACTGGAAAAAGTTTAAGCAGCCGATCATGAACGTTCTCGATGCCCAGAGTGGAGCAAACAAGATGCTCCGCTACGCGTATCTCGTTCTGATTCCGGTTCTTGTTGGTTTCACCTCCTTCAATGCGATGAAGCCAACGTCGGAAGAGCCGGTTGAGTTGCGAACGGTGCATCCGGCCCCTCCGGCCAGCACGAAAGTTCATGGTAAGACCTACACTCTCCAGACCTCCCAGAATCCGTACCGGGTCAACCCGGAAGGGAAGTTTGATCAGGAATATAGCAACAAGCTGATCGTTGAGCAGGGCATGGGGCGCTTGATGGCCCCGAATGCCAATCCGTGGGATGAGAAGAATCAGGGCTATCTGAAGTATGTGAAGGAAGGTGGAGAAATCTTCTTCCAGAACTGCCACTTCTGCCACGGCGACAATTTAAATGGTCGTGGTCTTCACGCCTTTGCGTTTAACCCGATTCCTGCGAACTTTACCGATCCAGGCACAATCGCTCAGCTCCAGGAGACCTTCATTTTCTGGCGCGTTGCCAAGGGTGGTATTGGATTGCCGAACGAAGGTTTCCCCTGGGCCTCAGTGATGCCGCCATGGGAACAGCATTTGACCGTCGACGAGATCTGGAAGGTCATTTTGTTTGAGTATTGGCATACGGGTTACTACCCCAGGACCTGGGACTAA